In Limisalsivibrio acetivorans, one genomic interval encodes:
- a CDS encoding SIMPL domain-containing protein, with the protein MGKSRVIEAFVLGLFICMGLFLAGKSIYKSAETINQSKRFVTVKGLAEREVKADRAIWPLTFRDGADDLNRLYISLEKKTQAVKEFLQSKGFSDKEYGVSAPEIVDRKAERYGSSNNNALRYLGSVTVTVYSTQVDSVVKAISDTSELVRKGVALDTADYRSRTEFLFTRLNDIKPGMIEQATLKAREAAKKFAEDSGSRLGKIRNARQGQFSISPRDSGTPYIKKVRVVNTLEYYLVD; encoded by the coding sequence ATGGGAAAATCGAGAGTAATTGAAGCATTCGTTTTAGGTCTTTTTATCTGTATGGGTCTTTTCCTCGCCGGAAAGAGCATCTACAAAAGTGCTGAAACCATAAACCAGTCCAAGCGTTTTGTGACAGTTAAGGGTCTTGCGGAGCGTGAGGTTAAGGCGGACAGGGCCATATGGCCGCTCACATTCCGGGATGGTGCTGACGATTTGAACAGGCTCTATATAAGCCTTGAGAAAAAGACGCAGGCGGTGAAGGAGTTCCTTCAATCCAAGGGATTCTCCGATAAAGAGTACGGTGTGTCTGCCCCTGAGATTGTGGATAGAAAAGCCGAAAGATATGGTTCATCAAACAATAACGCCCTTCGTTATCTCGGCTCGGTCACAGTAACAGTCTATTCAACACAGGTGGATTCCGTTGTTAAAGCCATTTCAGACACTTCCGAGCTTGTTCGTAAAGGGGTAGCACTTGATACAGCAGACTACCGTTCCCGTACTGAATTTCTCTTTACAAGGCTTAACGACATCAAGCCCGGCATGATAGAGCAGGCCACTTTGAAGGCGAGGGAGGCGGCGAAGAAGTTTGCCGAGGACTCGGGCAGCAGGCTTGGAAAGATACGCAATGCCAGACAGGGGCAGTTCAGCATATCCCCGCGGGATTCTGGAACACCTTATATCAAGAAGGTCAGGGTGGTTAATACCCTTGAGTACTACCTGGTTGACTGA
- a CDS encoding class I SAM-dependent methyltransferase: protein MSEFYEMLSKYYDSIFPFSDTTFSFLRKHCPDGGSVLDIGSATGSYVNAFKSYGYDAVGIEPEESLAAGNENVVKGDMRDLPKTFRGRFNLITCIGNTLVHTHSAGEAALALTGFCQSLKPNGKCVVQILNYARILEEGVTELPPIETDQLTFLRSYERTGRYIKFKGRICLGDDVLDSNTFLYPLTAEELRQGALIAGFNRIDFYGDFQGSDFNRSSSFMCVAVLSK, encoded by the coding sequence ATGAGTGAATTCTATGAAATGCTATCGAAGTATTATGACAGCATCTTTCCTTTTAGCGATACTACTTTTTCCTTCCTCAGAAAGCATTGTCCGGATGGAGGCTCTGTACTTGATATCGGGTCAGCAACCGGTAGCTATGTGAATGCTTTTAAATCCTATGGTTACGATGCTGTCGGTATTGAGCCGGAGGAGAGCCTTGCTGCAGGCAACGAAAACGTTGTTAAAGGGGATATGAGGGACCTTCCCAAGACTTTCAGGGGACGCTTTAATCTCATTACCTGTATAGGCAATACCCTTGTACACACCCATTCCGCCGGGGAGGCTGCCCTCGCGCTGACTGGATTCTGCCAGTCATTAAAGCCGAACGGTAAATGTGTCGTCCAGATACTAAACTATGCAAGAATATTGGAGGAAGGGGTAACAGAGCTTCCCCCCATTGAAACCGACCAACTCACTTTCCTTAGAAGCTATGAGAGAACAGGGAGATACATAAAGTTCAAAGGGCGTATATGCCTCGGTGATGATGTGCTCGATTCCAATACGTTTCTCTATCCTTTGACCGCCGAAGAGCTTCGCCAAGGTGCGCTCATCGCTGGTTTCAACAGAATTGATTTCTATGGCGATTTTCAGGGTAGCGATTTCAACCGCAGTTCCAGTTTTATGTGTGTTGCTGTTCTCAGTAAGTGA
- a CDS encoding DMT family transporter: MKTDFFLLFFAVIAGGALPIQAGLNSKLTTYLGHPIQASFISFMGGVVFMVILMIIMRPEFPGIERLTETPPYLFLGGFMGGIFVTTIIILVPKIGVTPVLAGTLTGQFLVSLIIDHYGILGVPVQHISLSRIAGITLMFAGLFFVQKG; this comes from the coding sequence ATGAAGACTGATTTTTTTCTGCTTTTTTTTGCTGTTATCGCCGGTGGAGCACTCCCCATACAGGCCGGACTTAACTCAAAACTGACAACATACCTCGGCCACCCGATTCAAGCTTCATTCATATCATTTATGGGCGGCGTGGTGTTCATGGTGATTCTGATGATTATCATGAGACCCGAGTTCCCTGGCATAGAACGATTAACAGAAACTCCACCATACCTTTTCCTCGGCGGATTCATGGGCGGTATTTTCGTTACAACTATCATTATACTCGTTCCCAAAATCGGCGTAACACCCGTTCTCGCTGGTACACTCACAGGACAATTCCTTGTCTCACTAATAATTGACCACTACGGTATACTCGGCGTGCCCGTTCAGCACATCTCACTCAGCCGTATCGCCGGAATAACACTCATGTTTGCAGGCCTCTTCTTCGTCCAAAAAGGATGA